Proteins from one Erysipelothrix larvae genomic window:
- a CDS encoding helix-turn-helix domain-containing protein, with protein MKQLIERHIQRKLQLIDTVYFSKEAPSIGELAKYLDVSESTIKSDLTQFNLLADNGSIIRVFDRDRRMDLYESIVNDSLISKVLRMLFMNPGRQAEYYSDTLSISRANFYKQVNLLNNRLKVYGARIIVNDGYHIIADDERAFRFFVFFSFVSTSTENSPIIVENVHYFQDILKKNNLGVSHFNRVDSWERSYMASILAIFIIRQSNKKTEIEITQEQIMKSPINVSTPDVNRIRTVLTSATYKSILEALIEYKEVLTDAPQSISSEQIVELLERYELEIQQTFQVEKRQLMIDTLIDIFSVVKNLSKYYPFDTKGSSITMRDFMNEYRIINVDVINRFNTFLQIATEVMGLDLMLYQEMLFYWIVISIGDYLFVPRKRILFISRYNEKHLDFCQQDLETVLRIMKIEPVIDLMPIKRFNTDTKIDRYDLILSDATLNIEDDSNIIYKPFSNSILIVEGIMKSINTKDDQ; from the coding sequence ATGAAACAATTAATCGAAAGACATATTCAAAGAAAATTGCAATTGATTGATACGGTATACTTTTCAAAAGAAGCACCAAGTATTGGGGAACTTGCGAAATACCTTGATGTATCGGAATCAACGATAAAAAGTGATTTAACACAATTTAACTTATTAGCGGATAATGGTTCCATTATCCGAGTATTTGACCGAGATCGACGGATGGATCTTTATGAATCAATCGTCAATGACTCTTTAATTTCAAAAGTTTTACGCATGCTATTTATGAATCCAGGAAGACAGGCAGAGTATTACAGTGACACACTGTCAATCAGCCGTGCAAACTTCTATAAACAGGTGAACCTTCTAAACAATCGGTTGAAGGTATATGGCGCACGCATTATTGTCAACGATGGGTATCATATTATCGCTGATGACGAACGTGCATTTCGTTTCTTCGTATTTTTTAGCTTTGTTTCTACAAGTACGGAAAACAGTCCAATTATTGTAGAGAATGTTCATTACTTCCAAGATATTTTGAAAAAGAACAATTTGGGAGTCAGTCACTTTAATCGAGTTGACTCATGGGAACGGTCGTATATGGCATCAATTCTCGCAATCTTTATCATCCGACAATCCAATAAGAAGACTGAGATTGAGATTACCCAAGAGCAAATTATGAAAAGTCCAATCAACGTTTCCACACCGGATGTGAATCGAATTCGTACTGTGCTAACCAGTGCCACATACAAAAGCATTCTCGAAGCACTTATTGAATACAAAGAAGTGCTTACTGACGCACCTCAAAGTATCAGTTCTGAACAAATCGTTGAACTTTTAGAACGCTATGAACTTGAAATCCAACAAACCTTTCAAGTTGAAAAACGACAACTCATGATTGATACACTGATCGATATTTTCTCAGTGGTGAAAAACCTCTCGAAATACTATCCATTTGATACAAAGGGAAGTTCGATAACCATGCGTGACTTTATGAATGAGTATCGCATTATCAATGTGGATGTGATCAATCGGTTCAATACATTCTTACAGATTGCAACCGAGGTGATGGGCTTAGATCTGATGCTTTATCAAGAAATGCTCTTTTATTGGATCGTTATAAGCATTGGGGATTATCTATTTGTACCCCGAAAACGAATCTTATTTATCAGCCGATACAATGAGAAACACCTCGATTTTTGCCAACAAGATTTAGAAACCGTGTTGCGTATTATGAAAATTGAACCCGTAATTGATTTAATGCCAATCAAGCGTTTCAATACAGACACTAAAATTGATCGTTATGATTTAATTCTGAGTGATGCAACGCTTAACATTGAAGATGATTCAAATATCATCTATAAACCATTTAGTAATAGTATCCTGATTGTGGAAGGGATTATGAAGTCCATTAACACGAAAGATGATCAATAA
- a CDS encoding immunoglobulin-like domain-containing protein, whose product MMRKTLYSIVILSVVYFLASFFIDDVMSYLSDKEQMHLNVETSHIDVSLEDFQIGIEDNGVVSWNYQEGDAFDVSPMQNQVVHIRFNVTNQSPFDVNVDGTLTLALDSKEAKHVSNIFFLYPSTMPSSEIIDQLNQGNDTQALQVADNQPTHSGVHIPIVKGETLSASSHPGSSKTYTYKLVMSDAFHDIHTVRSIVLNTALNVGIIVDVNGKNSAQNWNTHLTQGGSIKPNPYLKRNITIEFIGDNPLYLTIGEPYTEYGAKVRNEWYETEAYQVSGIVNNQKIGWTAMKYTPTDPDFQTTVKRIVYVTDGEPPVIHAPQNPVVRFVNETLDLKDLVSVSDNRDTEARLRQKLMVYTSLGYSPKKPGTYNICYNVSDDSFLDAQEVCLDLILVAFKDVALMEHSSLALTTHGQVYSWGKNNSGQLGQGSNSEDILKPRHIESLGDVNIVDIEAGSNYAMALSDQGQLYIWGADAYGVQGNDYLHPDNLAPTPILMGETITQMHAAQHTALALNDMGEVYVWGRGASYATGVGNTMSLYSPTKMTFPNNATIQYITQGWGYGFAISTDQQLYAWGTGAQWAFLSNQTVQYSKPTNITSSLPEDINVQDIHMIKGGSAHVAILTKQGDLYTWGLDDQGQLGNGSGRSDMNAPYKVQTTVNQNAQISSIVLGEYTTVGLTSDKTAFAFGKSTNYQLGFVSNVHFPYSLCIPSNSIGVCSADDMRIIAADTSTNITAIVSETGTIYMTGSNINGELGRDTKSKHETWGEIIIVE is encoded by the coding sequence ATGATGCGAAAAACGCTCTATTCTATCGTTATATTATCAGTCGTTTATTTTCTTGCGTCATTTTTTATAGATGATGTGATGAGCTATTTAAGCGACAAAGAACAAATGCACTTGAACGTTGAAACTTCACACATCGATGTTTCACTTGAGGATTTCCAAATTGGAATTGAAGACAATGGAGTTGTATCGTGGAACTATCAAGAAGGAGATGCATTTGATGTATCACCAATGCAAAATCAAGTTGTTCATATCCGTTTTAATGTAACGAATCAATCGCCTTTTGATGTCAATGTCGATGGGACCTTAACACTTGCACTGGATTCAAAAGAAGCAAAACACGTGTCAAATATCTTCTTTCTATACCCATCAACAATGCCATCATCCGAGATCATCGATCAACTCAATCAAGGCAATGATACCCAGGCACTCCAAGTCGCTGACAATCAACCAACACACTCAGGGGTGCACATTCCGATTGTGAAAGGTGAGACTTTAAGTGCTTCATCGCACCCAGGAAGTTCAAAAACCTACACTTATAAGCTTGTCATGAGCGATGCGTTTCATGATATTCACACGGTTCGAAGTATCGTCTTAAACACTGCCTTAAACGTAGGGATAATTGTCGATGTAAATGGAAAAAATAGTGCGCAAAATTGGAATACTCACCTAACGCAAGGGGGTTCAATTAAACCCAATCCCTATCTCAAACGAAATATTACAATTGAGTTCATTGGAGATAATCCATTATACCTCACCATCGGTGAACCTTATACTGAGTATGGTGCAAAAGTGAGAAACGAATGGTATGAAACAGAAGCTTATCAAGTGTCTGGAATTGTGAATAATCAAAAGATTGGGTGGACTGCTATGAAATATACGCCGACTGACCCAGACTTTCAAACAACCGTAAAACGCATTGTCTATGTGACAGATGGCGAACCTCCAGTCATTCATGCCCCACAAAATCCCGTCGTTCGCTTTGTGAATGAAACCCTTGATTTAAAGGATCTTGTGAGTGTAAGTGATAATAGGGATACTGAAGCGCGTCTGAGACAAAAACTCATGGTTTACACTTCTCTTGGGTATTCACCCAAAAAACCAGGAACGTATAATATATGTTATAACGTAAGCGATGATTCGTTTCTAGATGCACAAGAAGTATGCCTTGATCTAATCTTAGTCGCGTTTAAAGATGTGGCACTCATGGAACATTCATCCCTCGCTTTAACAACTCATGGACAGGTGTATTCATGGGGTAAAAATAACAGTGGTCAGCTGGGACAGGGTTCAAACAGTGAAGATATTCTAAAACCACGTCACATTGAGAGTCTTGGTGATGTTAACATCGTTGACATTGAAGCGGGGAGTAATTATGCCATGGCCCTTTCAGATCAAGGTCAGCTTTATATATGGGGTGCTGATGCCTATGGTGTTCAAGGAAATGACTATTTACACCCAGACAATCTCGCGCCAACACCGATATTAATGGGTGAAACAATTACCCAAATGCATGCAGCACAACACACAGCACTTGCACTTAATGATATGGGAGAGGTTTATGTTTGGGGTCGAGGTGCTTCCTATGCAACGGGAGTTGGGAATACCATGAGCTTATATTCACCAACTAAAATGACATTTCCAAACAATGCAACCATTCAATACATCACTCAAGGATGGGGTTATGGGTTTGCGATTTCTACAGATCAACAACTGTACGCATGGGGAACTGGAGCACAGTGGGCTTTTTTATCCAACCAAACCGTTCAATATTCAAAACCAACCAATATAACATCATCACTTCCTGAAGATATTAATGTACAGGATATCCACATGATTAAAGGAGGAAGCGCACATGTTGCGATCTTGACCAAGCAAGGTGACCTTTATACATGGGGATTGGATGATCAAGGACAATTAGGTAATGGATCGGGTCGAAGTGATATGAATGCACCGTATAAGGTACAAACAACTGTGAATCAAAATGCACAGATTTCATCAATTGTATTAGGGGAATATACCACTGTTGGCTTAACATCCGATAAAACAGCATTTGCATTTGGAAAGAGCACAAACTATCAATTAGGATTTGTATCAAACGTTCATTTCCCTTATTCATTGTGTATACCATCAAATTCAATAGGTGTATGTAGTGCAGATGACATGAGAATCATCGCTGCAGATACCAGTACGAATATAACTGCAATCGTAAGTGAAACTGGAACAATCTATATGACTGGATCAAACATAAATGGTGAACTGGGGCGTGATACAAAAAGTAAGCATGAAACGTGGGGTGAAATCATTATTGTGGAGTAA
- a CDS encoding signal peptidase I: MNKRNVISNLLLISSILFLGYILVITRNKPDGEVSYLFGYKPFIITTGSMEPTYPVNTLVIVKQTSHEEVAINDPIAFYSPIFDNFVFHRVIDITDEGFITKGDFNEFIDSDLVLFEHLIGKAVFYTTLSVPIINLLSQPMGFLLVVCVPISIVCIGLIVHKRNTKE, encoded by the coding sequence ATGAACAAGCGAAATGTGATCAGCAATCTACTTTTAATCAGTTCAATCCTCTTTTTAGGATATATTTTGGTTATAACACGAAACAAACCAGATGGCGAGGTGTCTTATCTATTTGGGTATAAACCCTTTATTATCACAACAGGTTCGATGGAACCCACTTACCCTGTAAATACACTGGTAATCGTAAAACAAACATCCCATGAGGAAGTTGCAATCAACGACCCGATTGCATTTTACAGTCCAATCTTTGACAATTTTGTATTTCATCGTGTAATTGACATCACTGACGAAGGATTCATTACAAAAGGGGACTTCAATGAGTTTATAGACAGCGACCTAGTACTTTTTGAACACCTTATTGGAAAGGCTGTCTTTTACACAACGCTGAGTGTTCCAATCATTAACCTGTTATCACAACCCATGGGCTTTCTCTTGGTGGTGTGTGTCCCAATCAGTATCGTATGCATTGGCCTTATTGTTCATAAGCGTAATACAAAGGAGTGA
- a CDS encoding helix-turn-helix domain-containing protein translates to MIIEYKKSVYRLIKILELLLDNDRSISIRDIAIMNQCTERTVYNDINYLVEHWNHLLHLDISHTSLISQNTSIGNIQYVTEQIFVNEPITRLLKMVIEVPYNSVEFYSSALELSHQVTRNLLNDLKRSLESHGLSLYIRSKRVSITGNEFDIRYFCAVFYHQFEHSFRIYKPHIEYTEDIAKYTTDYTIISRFIDYIEYISVLRFNQNFFMVKSKKPQTLQADINAMVSQYIKVILQMGKRLEPYEDIFLSTFSMLGYRIPVNDTDKIMAVIASILYMDTQIFEKFDTRVQVVNLFVKNYSKVNPARYYDAEYQFTRILENFTDNYLQVIAGIIYVLDMLYPITYEPRHLNLVVYSGTSFEHAQSLKRQLEIYFPRHSFYIYNGKVEFKIPDKQELDAFCKTLSCNGIITTLSFPYQLDVPMITVSDYFVGTDIGRIFDFINATKR, encoded by the coding sequence GTGATTATTGAGTATAAAAAGTCTGTGTACCGTCTGATAAAGATCTTAGAGCTATTATTAGACAATGATCGTTCAATTTCAATTCGTGACATTGCAATTATGAATCAATGCACAGAACGTACAGTTTATAACGATATAAATTATTTGGTTGAACACTGGAATCACTTGTTGCATCTTGATATATCACATACGAGTTTGATTTCACAAAACACATCAATTGGAAACATCCAATATGTGACGGAACAAATCTTTGTGAACGAACCCATAACAAGACTTCTAAAGATGGTGATTGAAGTACCTTACAACTCAGTTGAGTTCTATTCATCAGCACTTGAATTAAGCCATCAAGTAACACGTAATCTATTAAACGATTTAAAGCGCAGTCTTGAAAGCCATGGTCTGAGTTTATACATTCGAAGTAAACGTGTCAGCATTACAGGAAATGAGTTTGACATTCGATACTTCTGTGCTGTATTCTATCATCAATTTGAACACAGTTTTAGAATCTATAAACCACATATAGAATATACTGAGGATATTGCGAAGTATACGACGGATTACACGATTATTTCTCGATTTATTGATTATATTGAATACATTTCGGTCCTTCGGTTTAACCAAAATTTCTTTATGGTAAAATCGAAGAAACCACAAACATTACAAGCAGATATTAATGCGATGGTTTCCCAATATATTAAGGTCATTCTTCAGATGGGCAAGCGTTTGGAACCTTACGAAGATATTTTCTTATCGACCTTTTCAATGTTAGGATATCGAATTCCTGTAAATGATACCGATAAGATTATGGCAGTCATTGCTTCAATCTTATATATGGACACTCAGATATTTGAAAAATTTGACACACGAGTTCAAGTTGTTAATCTCTTTGTGAAAAACTACAGTAAAGTTAATCCAGCACGTTATTATGATGCAGAGTACCAGTTTACGCGCATTCTAGAAAACTTCACTGACAACTACTTACAGGTCATTGCTGGGATAATTTACGTATTGGATATGCTGTATCCGATCACCTATGAACCACGTCATTTAAACCTCGTTGTATACAGTGGCACCAGTTTTGAACACGCACAATCACTCAAACGTCAATTGGAAATATACTTTCCACGCCATAGTTTTTATATCTATAATGGTAAAGTGGAATTTAAAATACCCGATAAACAAGAACTTGATGCCTTTTGCAAGACCTTATCATGCAATGGCATTATCACAACCCTCAGTTTTCCCTATCAGCTTGATGTTCCGATGATAACCGTGAGTGATTATTTTGTCGGGACTGATATTGGCCGAATCTTTGACTTTATTAATGCAACTAAACGCTAA
- a CDS encoding VOC family protein — protein MNPLMNTMPVLGDVGLRVQDLNRSLDYYTRILGLTLIEKTETSASLGVNQTPIIHLRANASWNHPSKPYTGLYHIAILLPDEADLGQILYHFAREGYQIDGAGDHLYSQALYMHDPDGNGIEIYADRPMDTWNVHDDGTVETDTQPVNLQRLVDMVHVESWDGLPDGTILGHMHLEVKDLKAHEAFYVNLLGYDIKTVWGNTALFISKNGYHHHIGANTWERPVDTLPDDVTGLDYMTLYVDDLNHLEETLDGVKRIDDQSITVRDPNGITLILKQY, from the coding sequence ATGAACCCTTTAATGAATACGATGCCAGTCTTAGGCGATGTTGGATTAAGAGTACAAGATCTCAACCGATCACTTGATTATTATACGCGAATTCTTGGATTAACACTCATTGAAAAAACAGAAACCAGTGCCAGTCTTGGTGTGAATCAGACCCCTATCATTCATCTTCGTGCAAATGCTTCGTGGAATCACCCCAGCAAACCCTATACAGGTTTGTATCACATTGCGATTTTGCTTCCTGATGAAGCGGACTTAGGTCAAATTTTGTATCATTTTGCCCGTGAAGGCTATCAAATTGATGGTGCGGGGGATCACTTATACTCACAAGCATTGTACATGCACGATCCCGATGGGAATGGGATCGAAATTTATGCGGATAGACCCATGGATACCTGGAATGTCCACGATGATGGGACCGTTGAAACGGATACTCAACCAGTCAACTTACAACGCCTTGTTGATATGGTTCATGTGGAATCATGGGATGGACTTCCCGACGGGACAATCTTGGGACATATGCACCTTGAAGTCAAGGACCTAAAAGCACATGAAGCGTTTTATGTAAACCTTTTGGGCTACGACATCAAAACGGTTTGGGGAAATACCGCTTTATTTATCTCAAAGAATGGGTATCACCATCACATTGGCGCAAACACATGGGAACGCCCTGTTGACACGTTACCAGATGATGTAACTGGACTTGATTATATGACTTTATATGTGGATGACCTCAATCACCTTGAAGAAACACTGGATGGTGTCAAGCGTATTGATGATCAAAGCATCACAGTTCGTGATCCAAATGGTATCACACTGATTCTAAAACAGTACTAA
- a CDS encoding CorA family divalent cation transporter, giving the protein MKQIVYSDYNDLDLPLYVKKYLGNHNALANIRDLDDESYIIMSYPFDENSVQPICIKQSQNELTIYTHESIEIENLETLNFTDLVFTTLEHYESLIQKIHLESEAFQETMGNGITKMQVDQLILMKRHLILYQQAVTAIKEVVDYIQDHKPKQLWSQPSQCDTVNILIEMKQIDQNISMLSEIIDVILDVSNALYSNKLNIVMKRLAVITLVISIPTLVTSFYGMNVDLPFQNHSYALILIFIISLGLTSFALYIMQKRDYL; this is encoded by the coding sequence ATGAAACAAATTGTATACTCCGATTACAACGATTTAGACTTACCCCTTTATGTTAAGAAATATTTAGGGAATCACAATGCACTCGCAAACATTCGTGATTTGGATGATGAATCCTATATTATTATGAGTTATCCTTTTGATGAAAACAGTGTTCAACCGATATGCATTAAGCAATCTCAAAATGAACTCACGATTTATACCCATGAATCAATCGAGATTGAAAATCTTGAAACACTTAATTTCACAGATCTCGTATTCACGACCTTAGAACACTATGAATCACTGATTCAAAAAATACATCTTGAATCTGAAGCGTTTCAAGAAACAATGGGAAATGGCATTACTAAGATGCAAGTGGACCAATTGATTCTGATGAAACGCCATCTCATTTTGTACCAACAGGCAGTTACTGCGATAAAAGAAGTGGTCGATTATATACAAGACCATAAACCAAAACAACTTTGGTCCCAACCATCACAATGCGATACGGTGAACATCTTAATAGAAATGAAACAGATCGATCAAAACATCTCCATGTTATCAGAGATCATTGACGTAATCCTCGATGTTTCAAACGCATTGTATTCAAATAAGCTAAACATTGTGATGAAACGTTTGGCTGTCATTACCTTGGTCATATCCATTCCAACATTAGTGACGAGTTTTTATGGCATGAATGTTGATTTACCATTTCAAAATCACTCATATGCCCTTATTTTAATTTTTATCATAAGTTTAGGACTCACATCCTTTGCCCTTTATATTATGCAAAAACGCGATTATCTTTAA
- a CDS encoding M42 family metallopeptidase: MKAYINDLVTLLNTKSPTGHSEEAIRAVKARFDELGLVTQLTHKGALIATLEGENTQEALTLSAHIDTLGCVVKEITSDGYLKLSQIGGYAWTTIEGEHVSIETVDGVFYSGQIITNVASSHVHGSKTNSTERNEQSLRVRIDEKVFTKQDVLDLGIEVGDFVHLDPRTTVTPSGFIKSRHLDDKACVIACFEIAKHFTSTNTKPKHTTHFFISNYEEVGHGASSRIPSDTVELLALDMSAPGSGQTSDEYSVTICAKDSTGPYDYGMKKRLIALCKAHDIPYKVDIYPFYGSDGSAAQRAGHDVRVGLIGPGVDASHSYERTHTEAIESTIRLGIAYLETGF, encoded by the coding sequence ATGAAAGCATATATCAATGACTTAGTAACACTACTCAATACCAAAAGCCCGACAGGACACTCTGAAGAAGCAATAAGGGCTGTAAAGGCTCGATTTGATGAATTGGGTCTTGTAACCCAACTGACGCATAAAGGAGCACTCATTGCCACACTTGAAGGAGAAAATACCCAAGAAGCGCTGACACTGTCTGCACACATCGATACCCTTGGATGTGTGGTCAAAGAAATCACGTCAGATGGTTATTTAAAACTCTCTCAAATTGGTGGGTATGCATGGACAACCATTGAAGGTGAACATGTTTCTATCGAAACAGTGGATGGTGTCTTTTACAGTGGCCAAATCATTACAAATGTTGCCTCGTCCCATGTGCATGGTTCAAAAACAAACAGCACAGAGCGCAATGAACAATCTTTACGTGTACGTATCGATGAAAAAGTATTTACAAAGCAAGATGTCCTAGACTTAGGGATTGAAGTGGGGGATTTTGTACACCTTGACCCGCGCACCACTGTGACACCTTCAGGATTTATTAAATCCCGCCATTTGGATGATAAAGCCTGCGTGATTGCTTGTTTTGAAATTGCGAAACACTTTACTTCCACTAACACAAAACCAAAACACACAACACATTTCTTTATTTCTAATTATGAAGAAGTGGGTCATGGTGCATCCTCACGAATTCCAAGCGATACCGTTGAACTTTTGGCACTTGACATGTCTGCACCTGGAAGTGGTCAAACAAGTGATGAGTACTCCGTAACAATCTGTGCAAAAGACAGTACAGGTCCTTATGACTACGGCATGAAAAAACGCTTGATTGCTTTATGTAAAGCCCATGATATTCCTTATAAAGTGGATATTTACCCATTCTATGGATCGGATGGATCGGCTGCACAACGGGCTGGACACGATGTTCGCGTTGGACTCATTGGACCAGGTGTTGACGCATCACACAGCTATGAAAGAACCCATACAGAAGCGATTGAAAGTACCATTCGCTTAGGGATCGCTTATTTAGAAACAGGATTCTAA